The following proteins come from a genomic window of Plectropomus leopardus isolate mb chromosome 11, YSFRI_Pleo_2.0, whole genome shotgun sequence:
- the stoml1 gene encoding stomatin-like protein 1, which yields MFSRSYELLPQRDLSSPRTPGLFVDSDRFTPRGYHQGFSSDNIPNVSENHLTDTSQGWLSWICNLIVISLVYICTFLTFPITGWFVLKTVPNYQRIVVFRLGRVCPPKGPGIVLVLPLIDQWQRVDLRTRAFNIPPCQVTTLDGGVLSVGADIQFRIWNPVMSVLSVQDLNASTRMTAQKALTYSLAKKTVREIQSERVKLGEYLGMDINQMTQPWGLEVDRVELTLGSLLKAPEEGPSGPLIVPPTVSGLEGLAGPIQQLAMHFLGHGGASQPQQKDSITYADELSSSSQTIVATPRSVEELLGGVKLLLSETLVHQVGACFQFDISSEDGQHHSYYVDLSQGSGAAGAGSLCREPDVTLSMTDNDLLAMFQGELRPFAAYTAGRLRIQGDIKTAMKLEEVIKLLKK from the exons ATGTTTAGCAGGTCGTATGAGCTGCTGCCTCAGAGGGACCTCTCCAGTCCGAGGACTCCTGGCTTGTTTGTGGACTCAGACAGGTTCACACCGCGCGGATACCACCAAGGCTTCTCATCTGACAACATCCCCAATGTGTCTGAAAACCACCTCACCG atACCTCCCAAGGATGGCTTTCCTGGATTTGCAACCTGATTGTCATCTCCCTCGTCTACATCTGCACATTTCTAACATTTCCAATAACAGGATGGTTTGTACTGAAA ACGGTGCCTAACTACCAGAGGATAGTAGTGTTTCGTCTGGGTCGAGTTTGTCCTCCAAAGGGCCCCGGTATTGTTCTGGTGCTGCCGCTCATTGATCAGTGGCAGAGGGTCGACCTGCGCACCCGTGCCTTCAACATCCCACCCTGTCAG GTGACTACTTTGGATGGTGGTGTGCTGTCAGTGGGAGCAGACATCCAGTTCAGGATCTGGAACCCCGTCATGTCAGTACTATCAGTCCAGGACCTGAACGCCTCAACCAGGATGACGGCACAGAAGGCTTTGACCTACAGCCTGGCCAAGAAGACCGTCAGGGAGATCCAGAGTGAGAGGGTCAAACTTGGAGAATATCTCGGG ATGGACATAAATCAGATGACTCAGCCCTGGGGGCTGGAGGTGGACAGGGTAGAGCTCACCCTCGGCTCGCTACTGAAAGCACCAGAGGAGGGCCCCTCTGGACCCCTCATCGTGCCTCCCACTGTGTCTGGACTTGAAGGCCTTGCGGGCCCCATTCAGCAGTTGGCCATGCACTTTCTGGGCCACGGTGGCGCTTCACAGCCTCAACAAA aGGACAGCATTACTTACGCAGATGAGCTCAGCAGTTCCTCTCAGACAATTGTGGCCACACCACGTTCTGTTGAGGAGCTGCTCGGTGGGGTGAAGCTCCTGCTCTCTGAGACTTTGGTCCACCAGGTCGGGGCCTGCTTCCAGTTTGACATAAGCTCAGAAGATGGACAACATCACAGTTACTATGTGGATTTGAGCCAAG GCAGCGGTGCAGCTGGAGCGGGGTCCTTGTGCAGAGAGCCAGATGTGACATTGAGTATGACTGACAACGACCTTCTGGCCATGTTCCAAGGCGAGCTTCGTCCATTTGCTGCTTACACCGCTGGCAGACTCCGAATCCAGGGAGACATTAAGACCGCCATGAAGCTGGAAGAAGTCATAAAGTTGCTTAAGAAATAG
- the nr2e3 gene encoding photoreceptor-specific nuclear receptor, with protein sequence MEDHMTKMNTFSSDTSNDFTDGRQAVPGKALDQGLLCKVCCDSSSGKHYGIYACNGCSGFFKRSVRRRLIYRCQAGTGRCPVDKAHRNQCQACRLKKCLQAGMNKDAVQNERQPRSTAHVSLDSISVDTKKEHLATTRELTSSVPYSSAVCRPLVTASVTTSTAIQPCSNPSNYHRFMVSLLTAETCAKLEPEDVEENIDVTTNDSERDRTPSDCRMSSYTSSCSESVYETSARLLFMSVKWAKNLPVFAHLPFRDQVILLEEAWSEMFLLCAIQWSLPMDSCPLLSLPDLSPTQQDKISVPTVDLRILEEVFNRFKALAVDPTEFACLKAIVLFKPETRSLKDPEQVENLQDQSQVLLGQHIRSLYPSQSARFGRLLLLLPSLHFVSSEKIEQLFFHRTIGSTPMEKLLCDMFKN encoded by the exons ATGGAGGACCACATGACCAAAATGAACACGTTTTCTTCTGATACGTCAAATGACTTCACAGATGGACGTCAAGCAG TTCCAGGTAAAGCGCTTGACCAGGGTCTACTTTGCAAAGTGTGCTGTGATTCCAGCAGTGGGAAACACTACGGCATCTATGCCTGCAACGGCTGCAGTGGCTTCTTCAAGCGCAGCGTGAGACGAAGACTCATCTACAG GTGCCAGGCTGGAACAGGCAGGTGCCCTGTTGACAAGGCTCACCGGAATCAGTGCCAAGCTTGTCGACTTAAGAAGTGTCTTCAAGCTGGCATGAACAAAGATG CTGTGCAGAATGAGCGACAGCCTCGAAGTACAGCACACGTCAGTCTAGACTCTATAAGTGTGGACACTAAAAAGGAGCACCTTGCCACCACAAGGGAGCTCACCTCCTCTGTGCCTTACTCGTCAGCCGTCTGCAGACCTCTGGTCACAGCCTCCGTCACCACCTCTACAGCCATTCAGCCCTGCAGCAACCCCAGTAACTACCACCGCTTTATGGTCAGCCTGCTGACTGCAGAGACCTGTGCAAAACTGGAGCCAGAGGatg tGGAGGAGAATATCGATGTGACAACCAATGACTCAGAGAGAGATCGGACTCCCTCCGACTGTCGCATGTCCTCGTACACCTCCAGCTGTTCAGAAAGTGTATACGAGACATCAGCACGACTCCTCTTCATGTCCGTCAAGTGGGCGAAAAATTTGCCAGTTTTTGCTCACTTGCCATTTCGAGACCAA GTGATTCTCCTTGAGGAAGCTTGGAGTGAGATGTTCCTCTTGTGTGCCATCCAGTGGTCCCTGCCCATGGACAGCTGTCCTCTTCTGTCTCTGCCAGATCTTTCTCCCACACAGCAGGACAAGATCAGTGTCCCCACAGTTGACCTGCGCATCCTCGAGGAGGTCTTTAATCGCTTTAAGGCCCTGGCTGTTGACCCCACTGAGTTTGCCTGCCTGAAAGCAATTGTACTCTTCAAGCCAG AGACACGCAGCCTCAAAGACCCAGAGCAGGTGGAGAATCTGCAGGACCAGTCACAGGTGCTGCTGGGTCAGCACATCCGTTCACTGTACCCCAGCCAAAGTGCCAG GTTTGGGAGGCTGTTACTCCTGCTTCCATCCCTCCACTTTGTGAGCTCGGAGAAAATTGAGCAGCTGTTCTTTCACAGGACCATTGGCAGCACACCCATGGAGAAGTTGCTGTGTGACATGTTCAAAAACTGa